The window ACAAGGACAAAGGATTTACAAAGGACCTCTTTGAAATGATGCAGTTTCCGCCTGAAGGGATATTCAGCACCGTGCTTGCAAAGTCAAAGACATATAACTATACGCTCATGTGCCTTGCGAAGGGCACTGACATAGACACACACACCTCATCCAAGAACGGGGTTGTGCAGGTGCTTAAAGGAAAGGGCATATTCAAACTCTTCGACAGGGATATTGAGATGAGGCCAGGTCTCTTCATTTTCATGCCGGCAGAAGCGCCCCATTCCCTGAAGGCAGATGAGGACCTTGCCATATTGCTGTGCCTGACAGTGTAAAATGAGAATCTGATAAATGAGTGACGAAAATGGTAACAAAAAGGAGTAATTAAAAGGGTAATGAAAAATACAACAGGTGAGAAGAGGAGATACTCACTCCTCTGTTATATCTCCTGTTGCGCCTTCTTCAATGGCCTCGGAGGTATTCACCGCATCAAGTTCGAACATAAAGATGCTTGCTTCTTCATTACGCATGTCGGTCCAGACTATCCTGTTACCGTATACAGCAGGATACACCTGGTTTGACTCCTCGGAGATCACCTGGAGTTCCTCACCGGAAGAGATGTCATACATGAAGAGATCCCAGTTGCCGGGCATATCTCCTTCCTGGTTGCGGTCATCCATCCATACTATAAGGTTGCCGCTTATGGCCGGATCAACCTGCCATGAAGTGTTCGCAGTAACCTGCATCTCCTCGCCTGTGGAAAGGTCATACATGTAGATGTCCTGGTTGAAGTTGCGGTAGTCGGTCCACACAACCCTGTCGCCGTCAATTGCAGGAAGATATTGTTCAGAATCATTTTCCGTGAGTTTTGATTCCTCGCCGGAAGATATATTGTACATATAGATGCTGGATACGCCACTGCGGGTATCCTCCCACGCGATAATATCCCCATGGATCACAGGATACCATTGCTCTGCTCCATTGGTCGTAATCTGCGTCTCTTCTCCTGAAGTGATATTGTACATAAAGATGTCACTGCTGCCGTTACGCATATCGGTCCAAACTATCCGGTCCTCGTATATTGAAGGAACACGCTGGTCGGAAGGATGTGCCGTAACCTGTGTCTCATTGCCCGAGGATAGGTCGTACATATAAATATCCCAGTCCCCGTTGCGATTATCCTCCCACACGATAATATCACCGTAGATGTCTGGGGTCAACTGTATGAAAGGAGTCGAGGTTATCCGGAGTTCTTCCCCTGTAGAGATGTTGTACATAAGGACATCAAAACTCTCATTCCGGGTATCGGTCCATACCACCCTGTCCTCATAAACAGCAGGATACCATTGCCCTGTGCCATTGGTTCCGATCTGCATCTCAGTGCCTTCGGCCATTTGTGCAGCAGCCATACCCGTAAGAACAGATAAAAGAACTATCAAAGAACAAACTATCATGCTTTTTCTTAGTTTCACTTATTACACTCCCGGAAATCCATGTCTTTTAAGGGACCTGGATCTGTTATCTTTACATTGGGCCTGCAGGCTTTTGTTCATTTGGAAACATTGTTACTTAACAACTCGTGAAGAAACGATCAATGCAGGAATGAGAATGTAAGTATTCCGCATGGAAGCAAGGCCTTGGCATTTGCCAGAGCAGATATAAGGAAAAAGAGCCAATAATGAACACGAAAGCAGAAAAGGGAAACCAGATGATTGAAAGGCGGACTCTGCAGTATGAAGAGAGGTGATCCTATGACAGATAAAAGACCATTATTCCAGGAGCTTCCTGTGGAAGAATATGTTATAGAAAACGAGCCATATTACATTCCTGTAGGCAGCGAAGTGGAGATATTCACGGCAGCCTACAGGAACCATCTGCCCATCAACCTCAAGGGACCCACCGGCTGTGGAAAGACACGCTTCATGGAATATATGGCATATAAACTGAAGCGTCCTCTGATAACTGTCGCCTGTCATGAGGATCTTACTGCTACGGATCTTGTGGGAAGGTTCCTTATCAAGGGAGACTCGGTGGAGTGGAATGACGGACCCCTGACAAAAGCTGTTAAGAGCGGTGCTATCTGCTACCTTGATGAGGTTGTTGAGGCCAGGAAAGATACCATAGTGGTCATACATCCGCTTACCGACAACAGGCGCATAATCCCTATAGACAAGCTGGGTGTCATCCTGAAAGCCTCATCTGAGTTCATGCTTGCGATATCCTATAATCCGGGCTACCAGAGTGCTGTCAAGGATCTCAAGCAGAGTACCAGACAGCGTTTTGTCTCAATAGAGTTCGATTATCCTCCTACAGAAATAGAAAAACAGATAGTTGCCCACGAGAGCGGAATTGATGACAGGATGGCAGGTTCCCTCGTGGAGATAGGCCACAGGATACGTAACTTCAAGCATCATGGGCTGGAGGAGGGAGTAAGCACCCGCCTGCTTATCTATGCAGGTAAGCTGATACACGAAGGGATCGAGCCAAAGGAAGCATGCAGGATAGCCATGGCGAGACCTATCACGGATAATCCCGACCTCCAGAAGAGCATCGACGAAATAATAGCAGCGATCCTGGAGTGAGATCCGCCAGTGGTATCAGATGCCGGTGCCGAGGAACATCTGACCGAAGAAGGTGTTGCAGCACTTATAGGCTCCCGCTTCCCGAAGCTGGACAGCAGGGATATTGCAGGGCTGACCGGAGGATTTGAAGGTTTCAGGAAGCGTGAACTTGAGGCTATCCTTAATCCCGGTGCCAGAGTGATGAAGAGGGGCTTAAGGGTCCTCATGGCTTATCTCAGGGCGGCGCCCGGGGTTTACAGGCTGCTCCCTGAAGAAGATTTCCATAAATGGCTTCTTATAGCCCGTAAAGTATCTGTGCTGAGTATATCCTGCTGTGAAGGGTTCTTTGAGTCTTCTGCGGGAATTATCAGTAAAGGCAGGCTTCCAATGCTTGAAACGTGGACCAACCTGGGAATATCCTACGCCGGGAAGAGCAAATGGCTTGCTATCGCCTATTTCAAATATACGGGCCACACCATTGTCTCAACTGACTTTGAGAACTTCAGGCACCTTGTTTCAATCGGCAGGGACTTTGCAGATTCAAACGTGAATGTAGCAGAGGAATACTTCAGGAACCTCCCTCAGATACAGCCCCTGTTAAGGGGCGAGGATTTCCGTCTTTGGTGCAATATCATAGAGCGCACGAGCGAGATGCAATGGCTGGCAGCGGTCGACATAATAAATGCGACATCGGGCATACTCTCAGCCGTTCCTGTTCACAGGAGAGGAAGTGTGCTAAGGGAACTTGAAGCATTCCTCGTGCACGGCGGAGCTGCTGCGCTTGCGCTCTTCAGGAATGCTCCCTACATCACCGGCAAGCTGGCAGACAGGGACCTGCACAGCTGGGCATACATAGCCTACGGTATTGCGGAGAAGGACGCGGAAGCTTCAATATCTTTCTCCAACTGGAGCCCGGAGATTGCATACCACCTTGAAATGGGTGAGATCGAGGAATGGGTGAACAAAGGAAAGAGCTCTCTTCAGGAGAAGGATGCTTTCAGTGCCTATATTTACAGCAGTTTCAAGGGTATGGGAAAGAAGGCGGCCAGTATCAGCCGGGATGAAAGGTCCCTGTTGCTCGATGTGGGAATCAGGCTTGCGCTTGCCAGCCACGAATGCCTGGAAGCTTATTTTGAGAACTCTGTCGAGGCCTTAAAGCTGCTTAAGAAGGATAATTTCCTGGAGTGGGTTAACACAGGGATCGCCATCTCGGAGAAGAATTCCACCTATGGTTCCGGATATTTCAGGAATTCCCTGTCAGCGCTGAGGAAGATAGAACCTTCCTACCATAGCGATATTTGCAGGATGGCCAATAAGCTGCTCGAAAAGGACTGGCTGCTTGCAGGAGCTTTTTTTGACAATCTGCCCCATGTTGTGGAGAAGATAGGGGTTGAGGACATAAGAAGATGGGCAGGTACAGGCATCAGGGTGTACGAGCGTGCCGGGAAACTGGCAGTGGACTATTTCTCTTATTCACCCCTGCTCATGAAAGACATAGGGGTCTCCGAAGTGGAAGAGTGGGCACTGAAGGGACTGGAAATAATGGAGGAGAATCCCATGCTTGGAAGACCCTATTTTACCCTCAGGTCCAAAAGCTCAAGGGACTTCGTTGAGGATCTTACAGGATCTGTGAACCTTCAGAAGGTCGCACCTGTTCTCCGGTACTATGCA of the Methanolobus chelungpuianus genome contains:
- a CDS encoding cupin domain-containing protein gives rise to the protein MATIEIMGSSDKDKGFTKDLFEMMQFPPEGIFSTVLAKSKTYNYTLMCLAKGTDIDTHTSSKNGVVQVLKGKGIFKLFDRDIEMRPGLFIFMPAEAPHSLKADEDLAILLCLTV
- a CDS encoding CbbQ/NirQ/NorQ/GpvN family protein, which encodes MTDKRPLFQELPVEEYVIENEPYYIPVGSEVEIFTAAYRNHLPINLKGPTGCGKTRFMEYMAYKLKRPLITVACHEDLTATDLVGRFLIKGDSVEWNDGPLTKAVKSGAICYLDEVVEARKDTIVVIHPLTDNRRIIPIDKLGVILKASSEFMLAISYNPGYQSAVKDLKQSTRQRFVSIEFDYPPTEIEKQIVAHESGIDDRMAGSLVEIGHRIRNFKHHGLEEGVSTRLLIYAGKLIHEGIEPKEACRIAMARPITDNPDLQKSIDEIIAAILE